Proteins from a genomic interval of Polaribacter sejongensis:
- a CDS encoding peptidylprolyl isomerase, translating to MQHRTTILKYIKSSIFALFLCFLGLQTSAQKVKIDGVAVVIGKNIVLDSDIAKFKQEVEVRSEGKVQITDCEMLEELMQQKLMAHHAVVDSVTVSDAEISEKVERSIQYFTQQYGDVDKVIKAYGFNDLEDLKKELTTVQTENLLIEKEQLKITEKIDVTPEEVRLYFNGLKEKEELPQFPAEIELAQIVLTAVPTKQEVERVINKLNELKKEIEDGSNFRMKAIINSDDPGVTTNGGEYSVTKESAFIKEFKEMAFTLDIGQVSKPFKSEFGYHIMQLHAVKGNTRVASHILMQPEVPDSKMNELKVKADSIVQKIREGALTFEEAVKKYSDDEDTRNSGGLIINPSTGESKFDLTRMDPAFYARVSDLKKGEMTDPFYDEERSGDKMFKFILMKGRTDTHVANIIDDYVKVQQLALQKKKEETITKWSKEKIKDTYINIGPTHSKCTFDKNWKKAVNK from the coding sequence ATGCAACACAGAACAACAATTTTAAAATATATTAAATCATCAATTTTTGCATTATTCTTATGCTTTTTAGGACTGCAAACTTCGGCGCAAAAAGTAAAAATAGATGGTGTAGCCGTTGTCATTGGTAAAAACATTGTTTTAGATTCTGATATTGCTAAATTTAAGCAAGAAGTAGAAGTAAGAAGCGAAGGTAAAGTGCAAATTACAGACTGCGAAATGCTAGAAGAATTAATGCAACAGAAATTAATGGCACATCACGCAGTTGTAGATAGTGTTACCGTTTCAGATGCAGAAATTTCAGAAAAAGTAGAGAGAAGTATCCAGTATTTTACACAACAATACGGTGATGTAGATAAAGTAATTAAAGCGTATGGTTTTAATGATTTAGAAGATTTAAAAAAGGAATTAACAACGGTTCAAACAGAAAACCTTTTAATTGAAAAAGAGCAATTAAAGATTACTGAAAAAATAGATGTTACTCCAGAAGAAGTTCGTTTGTATTTTAATGGATTAAAAGAAAAAGAGGAATTACCTCAGTTTCCTGCAGAAATAGAATTAGCTCAAATAGTTTTAACAGCAGTGCCTACAAAACAAGAGGTAGAGAGAGTTATTAATAAACTTAATGAACTAAAAAAAGAAATAGAAGACGGTTCTAACTTTAGAATGAAAGCGATTATTAATTCTGATGATCCAGGAGTTACTACTAATGGTGGTGAATATTCGGTAACAAAAGAATCTGCTTTTATTAAAGAATTTAAAGAAATGGCTTTTACTTTAGATATTGGTCAAGTTTCTAAACCATTTAAGTCAGAATTTGGTTATCATATTATGCAATTGCATGCCGTTAAAGGAAATACAAGAGTTGCTTCTCATATTTTAATGCAACCAGAAGTTCCGGATTCTAAAATGAATGAACTTAAAGTAAAAGCAGATAGTATTGTTCAAAAAATTAGAGAAGGAGCTTTAACTTTTGAGGAAGCTGTTAAAAAATATTCTGATGACGAAGACACTAGAAATAGTGGTGGACTTATTATTAACCCATCTACAGGAGAATCTAAATTCGATTTAACAAGAATGGATCCTGCTTTTTATGCAAGAGTTAGTGATCTTAAAAAAGGTGAAATGACAGACCCTTTTTATGATGAAGAAAGATCTGGAGATAAAATGTTTAAATTCATTTTAATGAAAGGTAGAACAGATACGCATGTTGCAAATATTATTGATGATTACGTTAAAGTACAGCAATTAGCACTTCAGAAAAAGAAAGAAGAAACCATTACAAAATGGTCTAAAGAAAAAATAAAAGATACTTACATTAACATTGGGCCTACACATAGTAAATGTACGTTTGATAAGAATTGGAAAAAAGCAGTAAATAAATAA
- the ppk2 gene encoding polyphosphate kinase 2, whose product MEISPKNLKKLNSKKGLLALLSKEPLNIERAIRYVDYQRKLEDLQVELIRLQKWAINNNERIIIVFQGRDAAGKGGAIRRLTERINPRHMRIVALPKPSEDEQSQWYFQRYVEQFPKAGEIVFFDRSWYNRAVIEPVNDFCTQEEYKIFMNQVNDFERMILESGIHLVKIYMSISKKEQAKRFADIKSDPLKQWKMTKLDEKAQLLWDDYTEYKKAMFEKTNTAISPWKIIRANRKTEARVNVINHILNRIPYDKDLEV is encoded by the coding sequence ATGGAAATATCACCTAAAAATTTAAAAAAACTAAATTCTAAGAAAGGTTTGTTAGCGCTTTTGTCTAAAGAACCTTTAAATATAGAAAGAGCCATTAGATATGTAGATTATCAAAGGAAGCTTGAGGACTTGCAAGTAGAGTTGATTCGTTTACAAAAATGGGCCATTAATAATAATGAAAGAATAATTATTGTTTTTCAGGGGAGAGATGCTGCAGGTAAGGGAGGAGCGATCAGGAGATTAACAGAACGAATCAATCCGCGTCACATGCGCATTGTTGCGTTGCCGAAGCCGTCGGAAGATGAACAGTCTCAATGGTATTTTCAGAGATATGTAGAGCAGTTTCCTAAAGCAGGAGAAATAGTATTTTTCGATAGGAGTTGGTACAACAGAGCGGTTATAGAGCCCGTTAATGACTTTTGTACACAAGAGGAATATAAAATCTTTATGAACCAGGTTAATGATTTCGAAAGAATGATTTTAGAATCGGGAATTCATTTGGTTAAAATATATATGTCTATTTCTAAGAAAGAGCAAGCAAAACGTTTTGCAGACATAAAAAGTGATCCATTAAAGCAATGGAAAATGACAAAATTAGATGAAAAGGCGCAATTGCTTTGGGATGATTATACAGAGTACAAAAAAGCCATGTTTGAAAAAACAAATACAGCTATTTCTCCTTGGAAGATAATTAGGGCTAATAGAAAAACAGAAGCGCGAGTAAATGTAATTAATCACATTTTAAATCGTATTCCTTATGATAAAGATTTAGAGGTTTAA
- a CDS encoding ATP-dependent DNA helicase, with protein MINKRADFYVELLKKFQFSPTTKQNKLLNLLSDFSFTEDTDALFLLKGYAGTGKTTSISAYVNSLGAIGKKAVLLAPTGRAAKVISVYSKRPAFTIHKKIYFPKKQSNGGVGFVLQPNKHRNTIFIVDEASMIPDSRQNQQLFDSGSLLDDLIRYVYSGHQCKLIFIGDTAQLPPVKLNISPALEEDTLVYDYHKNVTEIELDEVMRQHEDSGILANATLLRLMIQNDAINFKFDVDFPDIVRLDDGYDIEDALVTAYESDGVEDTAFIVRSNKRANDYNQQIRMKIRGQENEISAGDYIMVVKNNYFWLKENSTAGFIANGDICEVLKIFSIKELYGFKFAEVEVRMIDYPEMQPFETVLLLDTLTSETPSLTYEESNKLYQAVKEDYAHLKSKSKQFMEIKKNLFFNALQVKFSYAMTCHKSQGGQWKTVFIEQPYLPEGVSKEYYRWLYTALTRAQEKLYLIGFKDEFFEE; from the coding sequence ATGATAAATAAAAGAGCCGATTTTTACGTAGAATTATTGAAAAAATTTCAATTTTCACCAACAACGAAGCAGAATAAATTATTAAATCTTTTAAGCGACTTTAGCTTTACGGAAGATACAGATGCTTTGTTTTTATTAAAGGGGTACGCTGGTACCGGTAAAACAACAAGTATTAGTGCTTATGTTAATAGTTTGGGAGCTATTGGTAAGAAAGCAGTTTTATTAGCACCAACGGGACGAGCTGCAAAAGTTATTTCTGTATATTCTAAAAGACCTGCATTTACAATTCATAAAAAAATATATTTTCCTAAAAAACAGTCAAATGGTGGCGTAGGTTTTGTTTTGCAACCCAATAAGCACAGAAATACTATTTTTATTGTTGATGAAGCTTCAATGATTCCTGATAGTAGACAGAATCAACAATTATTCGATTCGGGTTCATTATTAGACGATTTAATTAGATATGTGTACTCTGGTCATCAGTGTAAATTGATATTTATAGGTGATACTGCTCAATTACCTCCTGTAAAGTTAAATATTAGTCCTGCTTTAGAAGAAGATACTTTGGTGTATGATTATCATAAGAATGTAACAGAAATTGAATTAGATGAAGTTATGCGTCAGCATGAAGATTCTGGAATTCTTGCAAATGCTACCTTATTGAGGTTGATGATTCAGAATGATGCTATTAATTTTAAGTTTGATGTCGATTTTCCGGATATTGTACGTTTAGATGATGGTTATGATATAGAAGACGCTTTGGTTACTGCTTATGAAAGTGATGGAGTAGAGGATACTGCGTTTATTGTGCGTTCTAATAAAAGAGCGAATGACTACAATCAACAAATTAGAATGAAAATTCGTGGTCAAGAAAATGAAATTTCTGCAGGAGACTATATAATGGTAGTAAAAAATAACTATTTCTGGTTAAAAGAAAATTCAACCGCAGGTTTTATTGCTAATGGAGATATTTGTGAGGTCTTAAAAATATTTTCTATTAAAGAATTGTATGGTTTCAAATTTGCAGAAGTAGAAGTAAGGATGATCGATTACCCAGAAATGCAGCCTTTTGAAACTGTTTTATTGTTAGATACTTTAACGAGTGAAACCCCTTCTTTAACTTATGAGGAGTCTAATAAGTTGTATCAGGCAGTAAAGGAAGATTATGCGCACTTAAAATCGAAGTCTAAACAGTTTATGGAAATTAAAAAGAATTTGTTTTTTAATGCATTACAAGTTAAGTTCTCTTATGCTATGACCTGTCATAAATCTCAGGGAGGGCAATGGAAAACAGTATTCATAGAACAGCCTTATTTACCAGAAGGAGTGTCTAAAGAGTATTACAGATGGTTGTATACGGCATTAACTAGAGCGCAAGAAAAATTGTATTTAATCGGTTTTAAAGATGAGTTTTTTGAGGAGTAG
- a CDS encoding peptidylprolyl isomerase yields the protein MKKIVLLFVLGASMSVFSQKKEKTLITIDGEKTTVSEFKRVYEKNLDAIDNEEAKSITNNLDLYINYKLKVKEAYAINLDTLPSYKREMESYKNQLSAPYLQDTTFIDQLVKDAYFRTKNQVKAKHILMRLPREASPKDTLMVYNKILELRERIIKGEKFEALAAQYSEDRSAQDDPKTGRKGNGGSLGYFSAFNMVYPFEVAAYSTKVGEISMPFKTQFGYHIMQVDDIKESKGEIEAAHILIRDTTAVGKMKIDSIYAKLNNKESFDDLAKKYSEDPGSKNNGGKLGKFGAGRMVKSFDDAAFALENVSDFSKPFRSQFGWHIVQLLKKHPIKSFDEMKVELKEKIKKSSRMQLSEDAVVNKLKKEYTIIEYEEAKKILDRKNLRAIPKDSLQHTIISINDKNITQETFINYIRNRRHLAVFKLFEMFKDDQILTYYKENLIYTEPEYAYTLKEYEDGLLLFELMQEKIWTKSSNDSIGLQKFFKSQEDTYTTTDLDSIKGQVINDYQNFLDKNWIAALRKKSKVKVSKKELKKLIKFYENK from the coding sequence ATGAAAAAAATAGTTTTATTATTTGTTTTAGGTGCCTCTATGTCTGTCTTCTCGCAAAAGAAAGAGAAAACGTTAATTACAATAGATGGAGAAAAAACAACTGTTTCTGAATTTAAAAGAGTGTATGAAAAGAATTTAGATGCTATAGATAATGAAGAGGCTAAAAGTATTACTAACAATTTAGATTTATATATTAATTATAAGCTTAAAGTAAAAGAAGCTTATGCCATTAATTTAGATACGTTGCCTTCTTATAAAAGAGAAATGGAATCTTATAAAAACCAGCTTTCTGCACCTTATTTACAAGATACTACTTTTATAGATCAATTGGTAAAAGACGCTTATTTTAGAACTAAAAATCAGGTAAAGGCAAAACATATTTTAATGAGATTGCCAAGAGAAGCATCACCAAAAGATACCTTAATGGTTTATAATAAAATCTTAGAATTAAGAGAAAGAATTATAAAAGGTGAAAAGTTTGAAGCATTAGCAGCACAATATTCAGAAGATAGATCTGCTCAAGATGATCCTAAAACAGGAAGAAAAGGGAATGGTGGTAGTTTAGGATATTTCTCTGCTTTTAATATGGTGTATCCTTTTGAGGTTGCTGCGTATTCGACTAAGGTTGGTGAAATTTCTATGCCATTTAAAACACAATTTGGATATCATATTATGCAAGTTGATGATATAAAAGAATCTAAAGGAGAAATTGAAGCGGCACATATTTTAATAAGAGACACCACTGCTGTTGGTAAAATGAAGATAGATAGTATTTATGCTAAATTAAATAATAAAGAAAGTTTTGACGATTTGGCAAAAAAATACTCAGAAGATCCAGGTTCTAAAAATAATGGAGGTAAGCTAGGTAAATTTGGAGCAGGAAGAATGGTAAAATCATTTGATGATGCAGCTTTTGCCTTAGAAAACGTATCAGATTTTTCTAAACCATTTAGAAGTCAGTTTGGTTGGCATATTGTACAATTGTTAAAAAAACATCCTATTAAATCTTTTGATGAAATGAAAGTTGAATTAAAAGAAAAAATAAAAAAGAGTTCTAGAATGCAGTTGTCTGAAGATGCAGTTGTAAATAAATTAAAAAAAGAGTACACAATTATAGAATATGAGGAAGCTAAAAAGATTTTAGATCGTAAAAATCTAAGAGCAATTCCAAAAGATTCATTACAGCATACTATTATTAGTATAAATGATAAAAATATTACACAAGAAACTTTTATAAACTATATTAGAAATAGAAGGCATTTAGCTGTTTTTAAACTTTTTGAAATGTTTAAAGATGATCAAATTCTTACCTATTATAAAGAGAATTTAATTTATACAGAACCAGAATATGCATATACTTTAAAAGAGTATGAAGATGGTTTGTTACTTTTTGAATTGATGCAAGAAAAAATTTGGACAAAGTCTTCTAACGATTCAATTGGCTTGCAAAAGTTCTTTAAGAGCCAAGAGGATACTTATACAACAACCGATTTAGACAGTATAAAAGGACAGGTGATTAATGATTATCAAAACTTTTTAGACAAAAATTGGATTGCAGCTTTAAGAAAGAAAAGTAAAGTTAAAGTGAGCAAAAAGGAATTAAAAAAGTTAATTAAATTTTACGAAAATAAATAA
- a CDS encoding lipid A deacylase LpxR family protein, translated as MKYFILSLVVFISSYTIAQEKFSKEISLITDNDLYVSTVRDRYYTSGIFLSYSYLSKNKKEPLDKRILEWKINQEMYTPFKATVQNASNHDRPFAGYLYGSFGIKRIYKNNQIFNTTAQIGVIGSNSYAEELQELIHNVYGFKEAIGWEYQIKNAFALNFNAEYLKTIVNNQNQLFDITWTNNVNLGSVYTNISTGVYSRIGLKPLQKLANSIAFDTNLNNEQTNYFREVESFFYIKPMLRYAVYDATLQGSFLNKTSPITNDLKPIVFHLELGLKFTANRFNFGYSFHYNTSKSKDLRFTNGHRYGRIAINYLLK; from the coding sequence ATGAAATACTTTATACTTAGTCTAGTTGTCTTTATATCGTCATATACTATTGCTCAAGAAAAATTCTCAAAAGAAATTAGCCTAATCACAGATAACGATTTATACGTTTCTACCGTTAGAGATCGATATTATACAAGTGGAATTTTCTTAAGCTACAGCTATCTTTCTAAAAATAAAAAAGAGCCTTTGGATAAACGAATTTTAGAATGGAAAATAAATCAAGAAATGTATACTCCTTTTAAAGCTACAGTTCAAAACGCTAGCAATCACGACAGACCTTTTGCAGGCTATCTATATGGGAGCTTCGGCATAAAAAGAATCTATAAGAACAATCAAATTTTTAACACTACTGCTCAAATTGGAGTAATAGGCAGTAATTCTTACGCAGAAGAATTACAAGAATTGATACATAATGTTTATGGCTTTAAAGAAGCAATAGGTTGGGAATATCAAATAAAAAATGCTTTTGCTTTAAATTTTAATGCGGAGTATTTAAAAACAATTGTAAACAACCAAAACCAGCTTTTTGATATTACTTGGACCAACAATGTAAATTTGGGTTCTGTCTACACAAATATCTCTACAGGTGTTTATAGTAGAATTGGATTAAAACCCCTTCAGAAATTAGCTAATTCAATTGCATTTGATACAAACCTAAATAACGAACAAACTAATTACTTTAGAGAAGTTGAATCTTTTTTCTACATAAAACCTATGTTGCGTTACGCAGTTTATGACGCAACTTTACAGGGAAGTTTCCTAAACAAAACAAGCCCAATTACCAACGATTTAAAGCCAATTGTCTTTCACCTAGAATTAGGATTAAAATTTACCGCAAACCGCTTTAACTTTGGATACTCATTTCATTACAACACAAGCAAATCTAAAGATTTACGATTTACAAATGGACATAGATACGGTCGCATCGCAATTAATTACCTACTGAAATAG
- a CDS encoding DUF3822 family protein: MIKKIVIKKNSRNTVTHSKDTKLSIQFNLDGFSFCIINNTTKETNYFSEYVFKEKQLTPENLLKKIEEIFKTDIHLQKDFSSVLVIHQNNLFSLVPNQYFSEDVLSEYLNFNIKTLATDFIAYDDIESINAKNVYVPYVNINNYLFQNFGEFEYQHHLTILIEKLISANNSDDKKVFVNVSKENYDIVVLENKQLQFSNSFNFQTKEDFIYYILFTFEQLKLDVEKIGLFFMGDIEPESEIYKITYQYIRNVSFLESNNKIFNELDASKHSNYILLNS, from the coding sequence ATGATAAAAAAGATCGTGATCAAGAAGAATAGTAGAAATACTGTAACACACTCAAAAGATACAAAGTTATCCATCCAATTTAATTTGGATGGATTTTCTTTTTGTATCATAAACAATACTACAAAAGAAACTAATTACTTTTCTGAATATGTTTTTAAAGAAAAACAATTAACTCCAGAGAACCTATTAAAGAAAATAGAAGAAATATTTAAAACAGATATACACTTACAAAAAGATTTTTCTTCTGTTTTAGTTATTCATCAAAACAATTTATTTTCATTAGTACCTAATCAATATTTTTCTGAAGACGTACTTTCTGAATATCTTAACTTTAATATTAAAACATTAGCTACAGATTTTATTGCATATGATGACATAGAAAGCATCAATGCAAAAAATGTATATGTGCCTTATGTAAATATTAATAATTACTTATTTCAAAATTTTGGAGAGTTTGAATACCAACATCATTTAACTATTTTAATTGAAAAATTAATTTCAGCTAATAATTCTGATGATAAAAAGGTATTTGTAAATGTTTCTAAAGAAAATTACGACATTGTTGTACTAGAAAATAAACAATTGCAATTTTCAAATTCATTTAATTTTCAAACAAAAGAAGATTTTATCTATTATATCTTATTTACATTCGAACAATTAAAGTTAGATGTAGAGAAAATAGGTTTATTTTTTATGGGAGATATTGAGCCAGAATCTGAAATTTACAAAATAACGTATCAATACATTAGAAATGTTTCCTTTTTAGAAAGCAATAACAAAATTTTTAATGAATTAGATGCTTCTAAACATTCTAATTATATACTTTTAAATTCATGA
- the ppk2 gene encoding polyphosphate kinase 2, with translation MEIKEGLSSEDFQNVKSNQELLALIGEKNAACKKVKKTIIYNEELRLLQIELVKLQRWISNNNKRVAIIFEGRDAAGKGGNIRRFMEHLNPRSSRLVALNKPTEIEKGQWYFQRYIKELPNPGEIVFFDRSWYNRAVVEPVMGFCSDQQYKEFLVQVPEFEHMMYEDGVVIIKFWLSISKDEQLKRFEGRKENPLKRWKFSPVDKQGQILWDRYTHYKGEMFSKTHTSYSPWMMIKTNDKKVARLEAIRHVLSQFDYEDKEAKTVLTPDPNVVMRYYRSNTNID, from the coding sequence ATGGAAATTAAAGAAGGATTAAGTTCAGAAGACTTTCAGAATGTTAAAAGCAATCAAGAGTTATTAGCACTTATAGGAGAAAAGAATGCTGCTTGTAAGAAAGTAAAGAAAACAATTATTTATAATGAAGAGCTACGGTTGCTTCAAATAGAGCTTGTTAAATTACAAAGATGGATTTCTAATAACAACAAGCGTGTTGCAATTATTTTTGAAGGAAGAGATGCTGCTGGTAAAGGTGGTAATATTCGTAGATTTATGGAGCACCTAAACCCACGTTCTAGTAGATTGGTGGCTTTAAACAAACCTACAGAAATAGAAAAAGGACAATGGTATTTTCAGCGTTATATAAAGGAGTTACCAAACCCTGGTGAAATTGTTTTTTTTGATAGAAGCTGGTATAATAGAGCGGTTGTAGAACCTGTAATGGGTTTTTGTTCAGACCAACAATATAAAGAGTTTTTAGTGCAAGTGCCCGAGTTTGAGCATATGATGTACGAAGACGGGGTTGTTATTATTAAATTTTGGTTATCAATTAGTAAAGATGAGCAACTAAAGCGTTTTGAAGGCAGAAAAGAAAATCCATTAAAAAGATGGAAATTTAGTCCTGTGGATAAGCAAGGGCAAATTCTTTGGGATAGATATACGCATTATAAGGGCGAGATGTTCTCTAAGACACATACTTCTTATAGCCCTTGGATGATGATAAAAACGAATGATAAAAAAGTAGCAAGGTTAGAAGCTATTAGGCACGTATTATCTCAATTTGATTATGAGGATAAAGAAGCAAAAACAGTATTAACCCCAGATCCTAATGTTGTAATGCGTTATTATAGATCTAATACTAATATAGATTAA
- a CDS encoding RsmD family RNA methyltransferase: MRIISGKHKSRRLSAPKNLPVRPTTDMAKESLFNILNNTYFFDSIAVIDLFSGTGNISYEFGSRGTKDIYAIDAHFGCIKYINETAKVLDLPINTFKSDVYKFLEKTSLQADVIFADPPYDFEEEQFLKIVDLVFTRKLLKEEGVLIVEHSKHTDLSKHENHSYDKRYGGNVFSFFENE; this comes from the coding sequence ATGAGAATAATTTCTGGAAAACACAAAAGTAGACGTTTATCAGCGCCTAAGAACTTACCTGTTCGCCCTACAACAGATATGGCAAAAGAATCGTTGTTTAACATATTAAACAACACATATTTCTTTGATAGTATTGCTGTAATTGATCTTTTTTCTGGTACAGGAAATATTAGTTACGAATTTGGTTCTAGAGGAACTAAAGACATTTACGCTATAGATGCACACTTTGGATGTATAAAATACATCAACGAAACAGCTAAAGTTTTAGACCTACCAATAAATACTTTTAAAAGTGATGTTTACAAGTTTTTAGAAAAGACTTCTTTACAAGCAGATGTTATTTTTGCTGATCCACCTTACGATTTTGAAGAAGAACAATTTTTAAAAATAGTAGATTTAGTTTTTACTAGAAAACTACTAAAGGAAGAAGGTGTTTTAATTGTTGAACACTCTAAACATACAGACCTTTCTAAACATGAAAACCACAGCTATGATAAGCGATACGGAGGAAATGTATTTAGTTTCTTTGAAAACGAATAA
- a CDS encoding alpha/beta hydrolase gives MSDLQYIVRQPKTIAKNPPLLILLHGYGSNEQDLFSFAEELPDEFLIISAQAPNALGAGSYAWYAINFDDVNGKFSDLKQAKESIDKIAIFIDEIKAKYNTASDKTFLLGFSQGAILSYSLSFFYPNKVQHVIALSGYINTELLPASIPKEIKTDYYCSHGSVDQVLPIEWARKSKPFLDNLDFKNAYSEYPVGHGVAPQNFYSFKTWIEERL, from the coding sequence ATGAGCGATTTACAATACATAGTTAGGCAACCAAAAACAATAGCTAAAAACCCGCCATTATTAATTTTATTACATGGTTACGGAAGTAATGAACAAGATTTATTCTCTTTTGCTGAAGAATTACCAGATGAATTTTTAATTATCAGCGCACAAGCACCTAACGCACTGGGTGCCGGTAGTTATGCTTGGTACGCTATTAATTTTGATGATGTAAATGGTAAGTTCTCAGATTTAAAACAAGCAAAAGAATCTATAGATAAAATTGCCATTTTTATTGATGAAATAAAAGCAAAATACAATACAGCCTCAGACAAAACTTTTTTATTAGGTTTTAGCCAAGGTGCTATATTAAGTTATTCTTTAAGTTTTTTCTACCCAAATAAAGTACAGCACGTAATTGCATTAAGTGGTTACATTAACACAGAACTACTACCGGCATCTATTCCTAAAGAGATTAAAACAGACTACTATTGCTCTCATGGTTCTGTAGACCAAGTTTTACCTATAGAATGGGCTCGAAAAAGCAAACCTTTCTTAGATAATTTAGATTTTAAAAACGCATACTCAGAATATCCGGTAGGACATGGAGTTGCACCTCAGAATTTTTACAGCTTTAAAACTTGGATTGAAGAACGTTTATAG
- a CDS encoding AAA family ATPase has product MSDVKAVKDLVDKYNALKTEIGKVIIGQHEAVNFTLLSIFCGGHSLLVGVPGLAKTLLVNTVSDALGLGFKRIQFTPDLMPSDILGSEILDENRHFKFIKGPIFSNIILADEINRTPPKTQAALLEAMQERSVTVSGNHYKLDLPFFVLATQNPIEQEGTYPLPEAQLDRFMFSIYLEYPSFEEEVAVVKSTTGNKNATINPLFSAEEIVEIQKLIRKIPVADNVIEYAVGLVGKTRPKSKEATDLVKSYLDWGAGPRASQNLILAAKAHAAVNGKFSPDIENVKAVAIPILSHRIVKNYKAEAEGITVADIIKSLL; this is encoded by the coding sequence ATGTCTGACGTTAAAGCTGTAAAAGATTTAGTAGACAAATACAACGCGCTAAAAACAGAAATAGGTAAAGTAATTATTGGTCAGCATGAAGCTGTTAACTTTACTTTACTATCTATTTTTTGCGGAGGTCACTCATTATTAGTTGGAGTGCCTGGTTTGGCTAAAACTTTATTAGTAAATACAGTGTCAGATGCTTTAGGATTGGGGTTTAAAAGAATTCAGTTTACACCAGATTTAATGCCTTCCGACATTTTAGGGAGTGAAATTTTAGACGAAAACAGGCATTTTAAATTTATTAAAGGCCCTATTTTCTCTAATATTATTCTTGCTGATGAAATTAACAGAACTCCACCAAAAACGCAGGCAGCTTTATTAGAGGCAATGCAAGAGCGTTCTGTAACGGTTTCTGGAAATCATTATAAATTAGATTTACCATTCTTTGTATTAGCAACACAAAACCCAATTGAACAAGAAGGAACTTATCCTTTACCAGAAGCTCAATTAGATCGATTTATGTTTTCTATTTATTTAGAATATCCTTCATTTGAAGAAGAAGTAGCAGTTGTAAAAAGTACAACAGGCAATAAAAATGCCACTATAAATCCATTATTTTCTGCGGAAGAAATTGTTGAAATTCAAAAACTAATACGTAAAATTCCTGTTGCAGATAATGTTATAGAATATGCAGTTGGTTTAGTTGGTAAAACAAGACCAAAATCTAAAGAAGCAACAGATTTAGTAAAATCTTACTTAGATTGGGGTGCAGGACCAAGAGCTTCTCAAAACTTAATCTTAGCAGCAAAAGCACATGCAGCTGTAAATGGAAAGTTTTCTCCGGATATAGAGAATGTGAAAGCAGTGGCAATCCCTATTTTATCGCACAGAATTGTAAAAAATTACAAAGCAGAGGCAGAGGGAATTACGGTTGCAGATATTATAAAGTCTCTTTTGTAG
- a CDS encoding GNAT family N-acetyltransferase — MNTLIKVIEAEEILTIIPLLTKLNSKTPLEILKERVVETSKNTNYECIGLYVDEKLVGISGLWYTTRHYIGKSAEPDHVIIDDSIRGQGLGKQFFKWIDNHVKNKGCEAIELNAYSGNTKSHKFYYNEGYDIYGFHFLKVLRADKKFY, encoded by the coding sequence ATGAATACGCTAATAAAAGTAATTGAAGCAGAAGAAATTTTGACAATAATTCCGCTTTTAACAAAATTAAATTCAAAAACTCCTTTAGAAATATTAAAAGAGAGAGTTGTAGAAACTTCAAAAAACACAAATTACGAATGCATTGGCTTATATGTTGATGAAAAATTAGTGGGAATATCTGGACTTTGGTACACAACCAGACATTATATAGGGAAGTCAGCTGAACCAGACCATGTAATTATAGACGACTCTATCCGCGGACAAGGACTTGGTAAACAATTCTTTAAATGGATAGATAACCATGTTAAAAACAAAGGTTGTGAAGCTATAGAATTAAATGCCTACTCAGGTAATACGAAATCTCATAAATTCTATTATAATGAAGGATACGACATTTATGGCTTTCATTTTTTAAAGGTATTAAGAGCCGATAAAAAATTTTATTAA